The genomic stretch ACATCTTCATCCAAGGACACCTCTAATAAAGACTTAGATTTCCTCTTTGACTTTGAAGCCAAGGTGTTTGTACCTATAATCAGATATGGGAGGGCCACTTATTTATTATCAAGTAAATGCTTTTTTAATCAAAGAGGTATGTGAAGAAAAGTATTCTCTATGCTCTTAGACCCATATAGGATAAATAATTTATTTAGAGCTTATAGCACAAGTGATTATCAAAATAAGTATAAGTtgtttttataataaaaaataaaataagtttAAATTATTTTCATATATTACTTTGGagaatttataaaaataaattttaaaaaaatttaaaaatatatatatcataaattattttgataaaaattATATTTGAACATCTTATTAAATTTGAACATCTTATTAAATTTGAACATCTTATTAAATTAAAAAGCATCTCTAACATTTCATCTAAATATTTTTCATTCAATAGGTTTTTTTGAGATATTAGATTTTAATCCATTATATTATGTTTATTAATGTCATTTAAATGGCATCCTTTCTTTTAACCACTAgcaaacaaatataaaaaaaaattaaaaaaagttAACAACTAAATCATGTGAAAGTAAAATAAATACTCAAATTTGGATTCAACATTAAATTTTAGTGTAAAATCAAATTAATTTTAAGTAGAATAATTCTGAAAAACATAATCTATTTTAATAAATAAGACACATCAAAATCAATTTAACACTTCTAAAATTATTTTTGTCTCTTCTAAAAATAGAAACCAAACTAACACGAAGTCTAAAAATTGGGAATTAAACAATTTATATAAAAAgtaataaaattaataataaattttaattaaaaatcTCAAAGCACATTAGTTCATTGAAAATTTAGACACTAAGCTAATTcatctaaaaatatttttttattcaaaaaaataaaattttcaaaaataaaatagTCACTAAATAAACATAATATTGCAAAAGATTAACTGAGCAAACCTGAATAATCAGCTCCATAAAGAAAAGCATAATCATTGACATCAAGAACAGAAACAGGACTAAGATTTTCCAAGCTATGTTCTGTCTGAATCTTCTTTGTTGACACATGATTCTTCTTCACCTTGTTCCTCATTTTTGGTTCAACAAACCCTTTCTTAATCCTATTTTTTGGCAATGGAGAAACTGAACTTGAACTTGAACTTGAACCAACATCACCATAACCATAATAACCACAATTACACCTTGGAGAAACACTTGAAAAAACTTCACCTTTTCTACAATCTCTAACTTTAGATTTATACTTAGAAGAAGGAACTCTTCTAGGTTCATCTTTTAACTTGTAAATTCTCTTGTTCTTCTCTTTCTTCACTCTCACAATTTCCTTGTTCTTTTTCTTCAACTTAGTAACATTTTCTTCTTGGACTTTATTACCCTTTTTATCATCAATATCAAGGACAAAAAGGTAATTTTTTTGTGAAGGAACTTCTCTAAAAGATGATGAAGTTTTCACTCTACGATGATTTCCAATGCTTTGATCAAACTCAAGCAAGTAATCAACAAAGTTAACTGATTTACTTCTAGGAACACAATCTAAGGTTGTTCCTTGAACAACCCTTTTGGTTTTTGGTAATGAATCCAACCCCATTAACCTAGCTACTACACTAGGAGTAGTAATAGAATTAGAATCATCAAAAAAATCATCTTTTTTCTCTTCAACATTTTCAGATGGATACACTGGTGGACTAGTTTCATTTCTTGCACAGAGAAGCACTTTGAAGAAACTAGAAAAACACCCATGTTGTGAATTTTCTTGTTTGGCCATTTTCACTTAGAAAGTTTGGAACTTGAAATTTGGGTGTGATGAAATTTCAATGTGTGGAGAAAAATTGAAACTTTATGAACATGGGGGGTGACATTAGTCAAAGATAGTGTGATGGTTGAAAATTAGAGAAAAGGGGTGTGTGAGGAAAGATTCAATGTGAAAAGAAAAAGGGTCATTATCAATGATTTTAGAATAGAAAAGGTGGGTGAAAATAAGTCTTTGAGTTCACACTAGATTAGGAAGATTAGGATGTTAATTGGTGAGATTAGGGTGTACGGATTAGTACATTATTAGATGAAAAAGTATTGACTAGTTAATCTTCTTTATGAGTCATACCTATGCTTTCTGACAAAGAATTTCTAGTGACTTAGCTGGATGAAAATCATGTGTGTATTGTTGTTTTGTCTTATTCCTTTCTTAATGATTTGCTCTTCTTCTCATTAATAAAGTGAGTACATCGTTATAAAACCAatttttgattgatttttttctttttaataggaatatatcatttcatattaggtATATTTGTTTAATCTAAATTTAgttattcatttttttaatgggccatttaaaaaatttaattgGAAAATTTAGTTGTGAATATTTTCTTTGAGCAATAGATAATTAGAGTGagagtaaataaataaaaatatagtaAAGACTTCTGAATAATTATTTTGGGattgagaaaaaaataaaaataaattattatttagGAGGTTGAGGAgtaaatattaataaaaaatatatatattatgttaatttataatttatcaattaatttaatttaataaataatgCTTTTATAACTTAGAGATCTCTACCGGGAGAAATCAACTATTTCATCCAtctcataaaaaatattatatttgaATAATTCATGGTTTTTAAGGAAATGATCGGATGTGTTGGTTTTGATGATAAAACTAgtactccctccgttcctttttaagtgtcatattttgactttttacacataccaaggaagctaatcattattgttacttttcaaacaataattcttcttttacctataatacccttaattatttattacattcactttactttttctctctctgcaatcattatctaggggtaattttgacaaaattgcaattaatactaccttgaactttgcaagtgacaattaaaaagaaacaaattttttgtaagaaagtgacacttataaaggaacggagggagtatcATTTACTAGAATACCCAGTTAAAAGAATGATTAGATAAAGTGAAAGTTAATAAATAGAGATATCATAGtggaaaaataataataaatattgCATTGATATTGTAAAAGGATAATTATTTTGAGACAGAGAAAAAGTGCAAATGAGACACTTTTTATGAGACGGGTGGAGTTTTTTTTTATTTGCATGGATGGTAATCTTGCTTAAGGATTGGATGGATATGGAGAATGTTCTTTTCAAGCGTATTGGAACATTACAGAGGAGGATGTGGTTGTTTCAATCACTCAATTATTTGACAAATATTAGATTTTGTCTAACTgttggggttggttgaaaatataaATGTTGAATATGTCTTGCATCGCTTAGTTTTATGAGTGAAAAAAGAGTCCAAAACTATATATAGAATACAAGTTCTTTGAAGTTCCACATCGCTTAGTTTTGTGAAAGAATATGGGGGATCAATGTTATATATAGAATCCAAGTTCTTCATTCCAAGATGCACTCAACATTCAGCCCCACAAGTATGAGTCTCCCACATCATATAACATGATTCAACACCGGATTCAGCTCCTGCTTCCCCTCCAAGCTGAACCACAACTCTGATACCAAAGAAGGATTGTTGGGGTTGGTTGGaaatatacatgttgaagaaatCTCACATCGTTTAGTTTTGTGAATGAAGAGAGAGTTCAAGACTATATATAGGATACAAGTTTTTTGAAGTCTCACATCGCTTAGTTTTGTGAAGGAAGGGGGAGACTAATGCTATATATAGAATTTAAGTTCTTCATTCCAAGATGCACCAGTTAAAAGCACATTAAGTTTGTATTTTACTTTCTGTGTTCTCTTATAACTATTGTATTAAAATGTTGtgagatgtagttaaatatttgttttaGAGGATGTGGGTGTACTATGGGTCTGGGTTAGTTGAGAGTATATTATGTGTTGTAATAATTTTTATATAGTGTTATTCTATGGTTGTTTATTGACAACGACCGTGGTTTTTTCCTCCGGTTTTGGAGTTTCCACATTATGTTCTTGTGTTGTGATTGTGTTCCTCTTTATTCTTTATCTTTTGCATGTTTTTTTTCAACGATTGGTATCAGAGCTTTTGGTACGATCCAAGGATAAGTGTTTTTAGTATGCTATGTGGTTGCAGTTTTGCCTGATCTTCCATATAAGAAAAGAATGATAGTGTTGTGAAAGAGTTATTGAGCTGAAGTCAAAATTTATGTTGTGCAGTTTGGGTTAGAGAAAATTGATGGAAGAATTTTTCTGACTTATGGAAATTTCAAGTCAAAGATGTGTTGATACAATCAAAATTACATAAGGTGCAAGATTATGCCGGTAGTTGAAGAGCTTCCTACCAACAAGGAAGTTGCACATAATGTTTCAACCTGGTTTTTGACATGTGCAAATTATTAAAGTGGTTTAGCTTCAAGTGTAGTATGCTCTTCTTTCGGTGGAGTATGATAGTTTTTAAAAactatgattgtcggtgaagacaatgtGAAATTCTTGTATTGGTTAGCTTTAAGTGAAATTTATTCTTCATGATAAAGTATATGATTGTTGGTGATGACAATGTAAAATTCTTGAAGTGGTTTATCTTCAAGTGAAACAAGTCTTCATGAGTGAAATATATACATATTTAATAAGTCCCACATCTCTTAGTTTTGTGAATGAAGAGAGAGTTCAAGgttatatatattatatatatatatatatatatatataattatatatatatatatatatatatatatatatgatacaAGTTCTTTGAAGTCTCACGTCGCTTAGTCTTGTGAAGGAAGAGGGAGTCCAAGACTATATATaggattcaagttcttcattccaaGATGCATCAAATATTCTCCCCCACAAGTGTAAGTCCCCCACATCCTATAACAGGATTCAACATCGAATTCAGCTCTCACTCCCCCACCAAACCGAACCACGACTCTGATACCACTGGTGGGGAGTGTGGGAGAGTCGGGAGCATCAATGGGACTAATGCTTCAGGACCACAGGAGAGGGATACACCACATCTcaacccaaaaccttaaggtgatagtTGAATGAATCATCTCTCTTATAAATCCAACATTTCACACATTCATAGACAATATGAGACTTTATTCACTCATTTTTGCATCCAACACTAAcctttaaaaaaaataataacaaaataCTAATGTCATGGTTTTGATTGAAAAATATAGAAAAAAAATTAAGACTCGAATTTTCGTTGCTCTCTGATTCTCTATAAGAATCTGTGGGaatgaagatgagaaaaaataTTGCCCTATCACAGAGATCGGAGACGTGGATGGGGAAAATATTAGGGACATAATAGAGCAGAGAAGTATCTTCTGCATATTTTTTGTCACGTTGACATCCTTAATTGAACTAACTTCTTCTATTAATTTTGTATAATTAATTTTACCTAAAGTGAATTAAAAGTGAAATTTTGTATATTTTcatatatatttatataaaagtgagttaaaaagttaattttaatataaaatttaatttaaattaaaactTAAGAACCATAGTTTAAAATAGAACCAAAATTTTAGACAAAATCTATATCAATACAACCATTTTTTTTACCTATTTCACCAAACATACACAAAATTTTCTCATTGCTATGTCTGTGCAGACATTGTTAATTGCAATGAGCTAGTACAAGGTTCCAATTAAAAAAAACAAACACGAGTTGCACCAAAACAATGAGTATTGAAACTCTAGAAATAAGTCCAAAGTTCAACAAAGTCGGTGCATGCAATTTGTGAAAAGAATAGTAACTGCAGAATTCCCAATGGACCACCAAGGTCAGTCTGATCTCAAAAGTCAGCAACATCGGCAGCACTTTGTTTTAGATTGGCCAAACAATATTCACACATTTCACTATCAAAGGACTTGGAACAAGTGCATGTTCTTTAAAATCAAGGTAACACTGATTTTACTACTCCCTGTCTCTTTATAAATCTTCtatttacaatttttttaatttgaattattaattaatataatatatatatatatatatatatatatattatatatatatatatatatatatatatatatatatatatatatatatatatatatatatatatatatatatatatatatatttcatttcataaaaaatatttcATTTATATTTTCTTTCATGTCTCAAAATAAATGTATCTTTAGAATATAAGTAAAgtatttattatttttttccaCCACTATATCATATTTATTAATTTTACTCTTTTCAATTactctataatcaacacatataataatatttttaattttatcaCTAAAATCAACAAATATAATCGCTTACCGGGACCAAATAAGACCGTTATTATAAGACATAGAGTAATAAATAAACTAAACTAAAATATAGGAAATAATTTTGCATTATTcaaatatatttaattaaataaaaatatatgtAATACATGATAAatcaataataatattttaatttaaaatgatTACGATAATataatttgaaaaaaataaaaataaaaatcaaaccTTCAGTTAAATCaatcaatcaaataaaaataTATGTAATAATTTCACTTCTTTAAtatttttaatcaaataaaaataagtAAAATATCATTTTTAGTCCATTAATTTTATCTTGAGGTTCATTTTGGCCCCTTAAATTTTAAAAGTGTCAAAACTGGTCCCTCAATTATACGCAATCACGTTAGTCATTTTAGTTTACTCAGTTAGTCAAAGTCAATGAAATGGCCTACGTGACACTGATGTGGAATTTGAAATTGCTaaatgtaattttattttgtcaaGGTGGAAGTCATGTGTATGccacataataaataaaatttattaaaaaaatataaatcAATTTTTTGAAATTAGCCACATGAATATCATAATTCATGTTAGAATAAATTGAAACCAGAAAAATGCATCCCCAGAAAAGGTGCCAAGCATCTGGGAAACCACCCATAGTGTCAATGAAATTATATGCACTACAAGTTGTAAAAGTCTTTCCAGCAAATATCTCATCTCTGAGATGTTAGACGACGTGACATCGGAATTCCAGTTCAACTCCTCAAATGCATAATGAAGAGCAAGTAATACACTGTGGACAAAATTGTTCTTGCATGCTTTTGAAAGATCTTGCTCTCCACCTTTTACAACAACATCCGACCAGTCGACCATTGATTTCAAATACATTATCACGGGATTCCTTAACTTACTAGATTGATTAACCTCATTTACCAACTCAAACAACCTAAATATATAGCATACTTTCTAAATATAAGCCTTGAAGTTAGAGCCTTAACATCATTTTCCCTTAAGTAGACTACAAACTAATTTCATAGCCCAAGTAATTAGTTTATTTAGCATCTCTTCACTTGAAGTTCCGATAATGGGTTTGAAGTAATATATGAAATGAGCTCTCTTTCAATCGGTCTCAACTATCAATAATGGAACCAACCATCAATAGGGTTGAATCAGAAAATTACCAAACACCTCAATGGATGCCTTAATAGACCAAACATTTATCATAATTAAGATGAGATTTGTGAAATAATTTATTGTACAATTTCAGATTTATGAGTGGGAACTAAGGATATATTTATAGTTTGTAATATTGAAATAATAGATGTGACGTGGTTAAGTGGTATGCAATTTTGTTCAACAATTGAGATGTGTTTGGTTCGAATCCAAGTTGAATACTTAAGGGACCGGGTATAGATAGTGTTTGGTTGGAATCCATCTTTGGAAACTTAAGGACCGGGTGGGTATAGATAAGAGATTAAAAAGTGTATTTTGCCAATAAAAATATAACTATTAAATAAGTGATGTATTTTATTTAAATAGTCAAAATAGTAGAATGTATAaaaattaaacttgtaaataaataaataaaccaaaataaattataaataataattttatattcttaaatatttttaattaaatgaGAATATAGGTGATAAATCATGTATTAATGCATTAATGAATAAAATTATATGAGTTCTAAGTATAAATTAAAGACTatattaatattatcattcaaAATTAAATATTGAATAAAATTATATAAGTTCTAAAGCATAGAGTATAAATAAACATgatataaattaattaattctttcaataaaattttaaatcataTAAAAATCAATAGTATAGGAGTAAGAATAAGAGTGCAAATAGAAAAATATTATGataatatttaaatattaaatataatatattcgAAAAGATTCTATTATTGTAATAATAGTTTAATAATTATAGTAAATAGGAAATATCTCCAAAAAGATTCACTTTTTATGAACATATTATAAGAAAAATGCGGTCTAATGACTTTGCCACGCGAATTTCACGATGCTAAAAAAAATATTCATGATATAATTTATACGTTAATGtctatttataatattaaaataatgaAAGTCAATTTTTCATACAGGGTATTTGAATTTAATATAGGAGTAAGAATAAGAGTGGAAATAGAAAAATATTATGataatatttaaatattaaatataatatattcgAAAAGATTCTATTATTGTAATAATAGtttaataattataataaataGAAAATATCTTCAAAAAGATTCACTTTTTATAAACATATTATAAGAAAAATGCGGTCTAATGACTTTACCACGTGAATTTCACAATGctaaaaaaaaatatttatgaTATGATTTACACGTCAATGcctatttataatattaaaataatgaACGTCAACTTTTCATTCAggatatttgaattttttttgaaaatgttgTTTCAACATGATATTCACAAGGCCAATATCGTTAATGTTATGTCATGATATTCACGTGGCTAATGGAAAAGTTGACGGTTGGAATTAATTAAGGTGCAAGTGAATAAGTTGCGTCATGATATACATATGGCTAATGTCCTTTAATATTGTATCATAAATTTCACGTGCTTAAGGGCTAACCTAACCTTAATAGTAATAAATTTTGTATTTCGCTGTTTACTATCCAAATTGATTTGTTCTCTCAAATATTTCAGAAGAGAAAAATTTgattttttcttcatctttctCTCACCCTCAAAACCAAAATGAGGACCACCTTCACCTATTTTCTCTCATCTCTCACCAAATTTTGTTTGATTTGGTTTGTTCATTCATATCATTcaaatatattaattttttaagATTTATTGATTTGGACTTTATCATGGAccaaatatattaattatttaataaattaaaaaaaataaatcttttttataaataaaactaGAGAGAGtattatataattaattttaGCATGAAAGAGTTTTGTATTGAGGAACTCATTTTCCAGTCAATTATAAATATACCTATGACACAGTCTTGTTAAAAAAGTGTAGGAACTTCCAAATACTATTAATATTTATGCTCTTAATACTACTATGTTTTaaaatttatttgttttaattAAGCAAATTAAGTTAATATTATTAGTAATTACTATTCATTACTAATATCAATTTGTAAGGCACCAGTGGCATTAGCATGTTGAGTCTACCGACAGAAACTCAACTAACAGTTATATTTATTTAATTCCACTCTTTTTAATTAAATTAAGTCTTTTAAAAGAATCGTTTTTATTTAATTCCactatttttaattaaattaactCCAATCAAATCATTATTAGGCATAGGAATGGAGGAACAGATTTAAGGATTACAAATCTTCCCCTTATTCCAAATTGAATTAGGGGATAATAATTGATGTTTCATCTCTGTTACTAACAAAGATCATGTTTCTTTGCTTTGTCCTGTAATCATGTACTTTCttttaaatgtttgtttttcttcCATAGCAAAAGAAATTAATAATTAGACTAAATTCTCAGTTATTTTAATGATAATTATAatatttaataattttattttatttatatttctattaaaaataaatattaattttaataacCTTACTAATGTAAGATTAAGAATgaaatattaatattaaaattattaaaaGATAAGAATAATAAAGTAAATTTAATATAGCGGGAGTGGGTGTGGGACAAGTATTACCATCTTTCatatttaaaaattaaatctTTTTGGAACTTACATTTGCATTCaattaaatcaattttttttgtTAGAATCATACCAGAAAGCCATCTCTAATTGGATTTTAAAAAATTGTCATGACTACTATCGTAATCATGAAAACAAAGAGAACATAAGAAAATTATGCACAAATTGTAGTATTCAGTAAAAATGGGCTTGATTGGGACCACTCTtgaaaaacaaataaatgaaagCACTATCCTTTAAAATTTTGAATCATGTGTAACACAGACTAGTCTAATGTGTCACATCTTTAAAATTACCAAAGCACTCATTCATGTTAGAATAAATAGATTAAGAGATAGATAAATGACATTGATAAATTCTATTTGTTTTGAGTTGATCACATTTTGAAAAGAGAGTCATAATGATAAGTCTAAAGTCACTCCATTGAAACAACAAAGGTATAATGTAATCCTATTTTTAAGTTTCGCGCTTGATCCAAATTAGAGATTGTTGCCTTCCGTTAGAT from Lathyrus oleraceus cultivar Zhongwan6 chromosome 7, CAAS_Psat_ZW6_1.0, whole genome shotgun sequence encodes the following:
- the LOC127106809 gene encoding uncharacterized protein LOC127106809; protein product: MAKQENSQHGCFSSFFKVLLCARNETSPPVYPSENVEEKKDDFFDDSNSITTPSVVARLMGLDSLPKTKRVVQGTTLDCVPRSKSVNFVDYLLEFDQSIGNHRRVKTSSSFREVPSQKNYLFVLDIDDKKGNKVQEENVTKLKKKNKEIVRVKKEKNKRIYKLKDEPRRVPSSKYKSKVRDCRKGEVFSSVSPRCNCGYYGYGDVGSSSSSSSVSPLPKNRIKKGFVEPKMRNKVKKNHVSTKKIQTEHSLENLSPVSVLDVNDYAFLYGADYSGTNTLASKSKRKSKSLLEVSLDEDVEEKANSNKGYASHTDINREAELYSDLMLKIRSLTEESIKESDCTYKDESFQEICLVFEETILHSLLFEVLNELV